In the Variovorax sp. PBS-H4 genome, one interval contains:
- a CDS encoding DUF6573 family protein, translating into MNELFQASDVIHTHTRAQLIEDGDLIDVSETAREAGFTVPVAITRAAWADCVEWTAETDKRKTTIQDEAGRLWDVIYMARLAARVRGDQPRRVFELYRVPVQGRGIRPRRVALAMHIGPGDAGEPVITIGLPNED; encoded by the coding sequence ATGAACGAACTTTTCCAGGCATCCGACGTGATCCACACGCACACCCGCGCGCAGCTCATCGAGGACGGCGACCTGATCGACGTGAGCGAGACAGCCCGCGAGGCCGGCTTTACGGTGCCCGTCGCCATCACCCGCGCGGCCTGGGCCGATTGCGTCGAGTGGACGGCCGAAACCGACAAGCGCAAGACCACGATCCAGGACGAAGCCGGCCGCCTTTGGGACGTGATTTATATGGCCCGACTCGCCGCCCGCGTGCGTGGCGATCAACCCCGCCGCGTGTTCGAGCTGTACCGCGTGCCGGTGCAGGGCCGAGGCATCCGGCCGCGCCGCGTGGCGCTGGCGATGCACATCGGCCCCGGCGATGCCGGCGAGCCGGTTATCACCATCGGCCTGCCGAACGAAGACTAA
- a CDS encoding virB8 family protein: MFGRKNRATEPAPSAEPEKSKGEKLHEAALNWEASRVLLVEKSERRAWTIATFAVVCVVLLVVAIALMLPLKENTPYVIRVDNTTGVPDIVTAMDTKGVRFDEVMDKYWLAQYVRSHETYDWYTLQKDYDTVGLLSSARVGQEYAALFEGKDALDKKYGNSVRVSVEIVSVVPNGKGIGTVRFIKTTKRVDDPNSPGTVTKWVATVAYEYRNPSLIRESARLVNPFGFQVLSYRVDPEMGVAQ; the protein is encoded by the coding sequence ATGTTCGGACGCAAGAACCGCGCGACTGAACCGGCACCGAGTGCGGAGCCGGAAAAGAGCAAGGGCGAGAAGCTGCACGAGGCGGCTTTGAATTGGGAAGCATCGCGCGTGCTCCTGGTCGAGAAGTCGGAGCGCCGCGCCTGGACGATTGCGACGTTCGCCGTGGTGTGCGTGGTGCTGCTGGTAGTCGCCATCGCCTTGATGCTGCCGCTCAAGGAAAACACGCCCTACGTCATCCGCGTGGACAACACGACGGGCGTCCCGGACATCGTGACGGCGATGGACACGAAGGGCGTTCGCTTCGATGAGGTCATGGACAAGTATTGGCTGGCCCAATACGTCCGCTCGCATGAAACCTATGACTGGTACACGCTCCAGAAGGACTACGACACCGTGGGCCTGCTGTCCTCGGCTCGCGTGGGCCAGGAATACGCCGCGCTGTTCGAGGGTAAAGACGCCCTCGATAAAAAATACGGCAACTCGGTGCGCGTGTCGGTCGAGATTGTCAGCGTCGTGCCGAATGGCAAGGGCATCGGCACCGTGCGGTTCATCAAGACGACGAAGCGCGTTGATGATCCCAACTCGCCGGGCACTGTCACCAAGTGGGTGGCAACAGTCGCCTACGAGTACCGCAATCCGTCGCTGATCCGCGAAAGCGCCCGACTGGTGAACCCCTTCGGCTTCCAGGTACTGAGCTACCGCGTCGATCCTGAAATGGGGGTCGCACAATGA
- a CDS encoding EexN family lipoprotein: protein MKKNVVMMLAAVAALALAGCKEDKPQEVVQTVEWFKEHKAEREAQLAKCKSNPGELAATPNCVNASRADSSSTWSARGGAIKVAPLSAPSSAAPAKTEGNNK from the coding sequence ATGAAGAAAAACGTAGTGATGATGCTTGCAGCAGTCGCGGCCCTGGCCCTGGCCGGCTGCAAGGAAGACAAGCCGCAGGAGGTCGTGCAAACGGTCGAGTGGTTCAAGGAGCACAAGGCCGAGCGCGAAGCGCAGCTCGCCAAGTGCAAGTCGAACCCTGGCGAGCTGGCCGCAACGCCCAACTGCGTCAACGCCAGCCGCGCCGATTCGTCTTCGACCTGGAGCGCACGCGGCGGGGCGATCAAGGTAGCGCCTCTTTCCGCTCCGTCTTCGGCCGCTCCGGCCAAGACCGAGGGCAACAACAAATAG
- the virB5 gene encoding P-type DNA transfer protein VirB5, giving the protein MKMKALVAALAITMAGAASAQIPVTDGASIANSIQQQIETMAKWKMQYDQMVSQIDQMKQQYQSLTGSRGLGNILNNPALRDYLPSDWQGVYDSVKTGGYAGLSGRAASIYSQSKIFDSCAHITVSDQKKLCEARAVKSAQDQAFALDAYDKAKSRLNQIDSLMAKINDTPDPKAIAELQGRIAAEQAMIQNEQTKLQLYAMVAQAEDKIQQQQQRELQARTWAARKGIQATPITFGTP; this is encoded by the coding sequence ATGAAGATGAAGGCTCTTGTCGCTGCGCTCGCCATCACGATGGCGGGCGCGGCCAGCGCGCAAATCCCGGTAACGGATGGCGCTTCCATCGCCAACAGCATCCAGCAACAAATCGAGACGATGGCGAAGTGGAAGATGCAATATGACCAAATGGTTAGCCAAATCGACCAGATGAAACAGCAGTACCAGTCCCTGACTGGCTCTCGCGGCCTGGGCAATATCCTGAACAACCCGGCGCTGCGCGATTACCTGCCGAGTGACTGGCAAGGCGTCTATGACTCGGTGAAAACGGGCGGCTATGCCGGCCTGAGCGGCCGGGCGGCCTCGATCTACTCGCAGTCGAAGATTTTCGACTCGTGCGCGCACATCACGGTCAGCGACCAGAAGAAGCTGTGCGAGGCGCGGGCCGTGAAGTCGGCCCAGGATCAGGCTTTCGCCCTGGATGCCTACGACAAGGCGAAGTCGCGGCTCAACCAGATTGACAGCCTCATGGCGAAGATCAACGACACGCCCGACCCGAAGGCCATCGCCGAGCTGCAAGGCCGGATCGCCGCCGAACAGGCAATGATCCAGAACGAGCAAACGAAGCTCCAGCTTTACGCGATGGTGGCCCAGGCCGAGGACAAGATTCAGCAGCAGCAGCAGCGTGAATTGCAGGCCCGCACCTGGGCGGCCCGCAAGGGCATTCAGGCAACGCCGATCACGTTCGGCACGCCGTAA
- the topA gene encoding type I DNA topoisomerase has product MKLMVVESPNKVKKIESILGDGWKVVASVGHVRDLPKHDIGLEAPDFALQYEYIPPAQVQGRTFPGGEERVARIRALSGRADMIFLATDPDREGEAIAWHLKDALGLDEGDYERVTFDEITEKAIRAALSQARKIDADLVQAQEARRALDRIVGYLVSPLLSNMLGQNLSAGRVQSVAVRLVVDLERRIVAFKKTNHFGAVVKFDGGVWKAEWDTKPFITEDVPYVLDEALAKQAAGCRQFKVLDSGTDTAREAPPSCFSTSLMLQAASVTLKRDPELTAKDAQKLFEQGAITYIRTDSVNISDEAIAEVRAYAEGQGWKLPDAPRKFKTKAGAQEAHEAIRPAHIDVLEAGEDEHQRKLYALIWKRTVASQLADARYKVNSVTLEATDGAKPFQFKAKGRTLIEQGWRVLTAKDAVEDKTDDEAEDSAGKVPVLDVGSAKQADSGELLRKVTKAPPRFTKASLIKKLEDEGIGRPATYPAIMGNIMARGYLVEDKRYLVPTETGTILVEHLVKAGFEFMELAFTRELESQLDRIAEGEREYLDVVAPAYDQLKAELDAIAQGGDFKPRFACPKCSAGLRKYQKPGKLPIWYCTNDECKTFLDDVDGKPVERKEHPCPKCSTPLRRYKKKAGGLGWFCPTDDCKTFMDDDKGRPVEPKVHPCPKCSSPLRRFQKKDKESGKPIKGAFAWFCTNDECKTFLDDEKGQPVAIKTAPCPSCGKPMYRRKGQYGYWWGCSGFKDGCKVIMDDQAGKPVPKQAKGAKPAAKATVKRAAAPTRLVLKTPKK; this is encoded by the coding sequence ATGAAGCTCATGGTCGTGGAAAGCCCCAACAAGGTGAAGAAGATCGAATCCATCCTCGGCGACGGCTGGAAAGTCGTCGCCAGCGTGGGCCATGTCCGCGACCTGCCGAAGCACGACATCGGCCTGGAAGCGCCCGACTTCGCCTTGCAGTACGAATACATCCCTCCGGCCCAGGTACAGGGCCGGACGTTCCCAGGCGGCGAGGAACGAGTCGCCCGCATCCGCGCCCTGTCCGGCAGGGCGGACATGATCTTTCTGGCGACCGATCCCGACCGCGAGGGCGAAGCCATCGCGTGGCACCTGAAAGACGCTCTCGGCCTGGACGAAGGCGACTACGAACGGGTGACGTTCGATGAAATCACCGAGAAGGCGATTCGGGCGGCACTGTCGCAGGCGCGCAAGATCGACGCCGATCTTGTGCAGGCCCAGGAAGCGCGGCGGGCACTGGATCGCATCGTCGGCTATCTGGTGTCGCCGCTGCTGTCGAACATGCTCGGGCAAAACCTGTCGGCCGGCCGCGTGCAAAGCGTGGCCGTGCGACTGGTCGTTGACCTGGAGCGCCGCATCGTGGCGTTCAAGAAGACGAACCACTTCGGCGCGGTGGTGAAGTTCGACGGCGGCGTGTGGAAAGCGGAGTGGGACACGAAGCCATTCATCACCGAGGACGTGCCCTATGTCCTCGATGAAGCCCTGGCGAAGCAGGCCGCAGGCTGCCGCCAGTTCAAGGTGCTGGACTCCGGCACCGACACGGCGCGCGAAGCGCCGCCGTCGTGCTTCTCGACCTCGCTCATGCTGCAAGCCGCGAGCGTCACGCTAAAGCGCGATCCCGAGCTGACGGCGAAGGATGCGCAAAAGCTGTTCGAGCAAGGCGCGATCACCTACATCCGCACCGACAGCGTGAACATCAGCGACGAGGCCATCGCCGAGGTGCGCGCCTACGCCGAAGGGCAGGGCTGGAAGCTGCCGGACGCGCCGCGCAAGTTCAAGACGAAGGCGGGCGCGCAAGAGGCGCACGAGGCCATCAGGCCGGCCCATATCGACGTGCTGGAAGCCGGCGAGGACGAGCATCAGCGCAAGCTCTATGCGCTCATCTGGAAGCGGACGGTTGCCTCGCAACTGGCCGATGCCCGCTACAAGGTGAACAGCGTCACCTTGGAAGCGACCGATGGCGCGAAGCCGTTCCAGTTCAAGGCCAAGGGCCGTACCCTGATTGAACAGGGATGGCGAGTGCTGACGGCGAAGGACGCGGTGGAAGACAAGACGGACGACGAGGCCGAGGACAGCGCCGGCAAGGTGCCGGTGCTCGATGTCGGCAGCGCGAAGCAGGCCGACAGCGGCGAGCTGCTGCGCAAGGTGACGAAGGCACCGCCGCGCTTCACGAAAGCGAGTCTCATCAAGAAGCTGGAAGACGAAGGCATCGGCCGCCCGGCGACCTATCCCGCGATCATGGGCAACATCATGGCGCGCGGCTACCTTGTCGAAGACAAGCGTTATCTGGTGCCGACCGAGACAGGCACCATCCTGGTGGAACATCTGGTGAAGGCCGGCTTCGAGTTCATGGAGCTGGCTTTCACGCGCGAGCTGGAATCGCAGCTCGACCGCATCGCCGAAGGCGAGCGCGAGTACCTGGACGTGGTGGCCCCGGCCTACGATCAGTTGAAGGCCGAGCTGGACGCCATCGCCCAGGGCGGCGACTTCAAGCCGCGCTTCGCGTGCCCGAAGTGCAGCGCCGGGCTGCGCAAGTACCAGAAGCCCGGCAAGCTGCCGATCTGGTACTGCACGAACGACGAGTGCAAGACCTTCCTGGACGACGTGGACGGCAAGCCGGTGGAACGCAAGGAACACCCGTGCCCGAAGTGCTCCACGCCCCTGCGGCGGTACAAGAAGAAGGCGGGCGGCCTGGGGTGGTTCTGCCCGACCGACGACTGCAAGACGTTCATGGACGACGACAAGGGGCGGCCGGTGGAACCGAAGGTTCACCCGTGCCCGAAATGCAGCTCGCCGCTGCGGCGCTTCCAGAAGAAGGACAAGGAAAGCGGCAAGCCCATCAAGGGCGCGTTCGCGTGGTTCTGCACGAACGATGAGTGCAAGACCTTCCTGGACGACGAGAAGGGCCAGCCGGTGGCGATCAAGACGGCCCCTTGCCCGTCCTGCGGCAAGCCGATGTATCGCCGCAAGGGCCAGTACGGCTACTGGTGGGGTTGCAGCGGCTTCAAAGACGGCTGCAAGGTCATCATGGACGATCAGGCCGGCAAGCCTGTACCGAAGCAGGCGAAGGGCGCAAAGCCCGCAGCCAAGGCGACGGTGAAGCGCGCGGCGGCACCTACGCGGCTTGTTCTCAAGACGCCAAAAAAGTAG
- a CDS encoding lytic transglycosylase domain-containing protein has translation MLDFMVLAQQCAPTVAPQTMAAVVQVESSFNPYAIGVVGGRLQRQPKSQAEAVATAKALEAAGWNFSVGVAQVNRYNLPKYSLTYEEAFEPCANIRVGSKILEDCYTRALPRTEGDRQRALHSAFSCYYSGNFTRGFRPDKAGEPSYVQKVLAQANVEAKPIPVVPSIAPGAARPQRVTAAGSGPVKVTAQGASDGPPADHAPVLLRRASEAPAQLKPVVTGASAAADLTVAKDDAKASQGEQPAQPARSAIVF, from the coding sequence ATGCTGGATTTCATGGTCTTGGCGCAGCAATGCGCCCCTACGGTGGCCCCGCAGACGATGGCGGCCGTCGTGCAAGTCGAATCGAGCTTCAACCCCTACGCCATCGGCGTGGTGGGCGGAAGGCTCCAACGTCAACCCAAGTCGCAAGCGGAAGCTGTTGCGACGGCCAAGGCTCTTGAAGCCGCTGGCTGGAACTTCTCGGTAGGGGTTGCCCAGGTCAACCGCTACAACCTGCCGAAATACTCCCTAACCTACGAAGAAGCCTTCGAGCCGTGCGCGAACATCCGCGTCGGCTCGAAGATTCTCGAAGACTGCTACACGCGGGCTTTGCCCCGCACCGAGGGCGACCGGCAACGGGCGCTGCACTCGGCCTTCTCCTGCTACTACTCGGGCAACTTCACGCGCGGCTTCCGGCCTGACAAGGCCGGCGAGCCGTCGTATGTGCAAAAGGTCTTGGCGCAAGCCAACGTCGAGGCAAAGCCGATCCCGGTCGTTCCGTCGATCGCGCCGGGTGCAGCACGCCCGCAGCGCGTGACGGCGGCCGGCTCCGGGCCGGTCAAGGTGACGGCCCAGGGCGCGAGCGATGGGCCGCCTGCCGATCATGCCCCGGTGCTGCTGCGCCGGGCGAGCGAAGCGCCCGCGCAGCTCAAGCCCGTGGTGACAGGCGCATCCGCCGCGGCGGATCTGACTGTCGCCAAGGATGACGCGAAGGCCAGCCAGGGCGAGCAACCGGCGCAGCCGGCGCGCTCGGCCATCGTCTTCTGA
- a CDS encoding type IV secretion system protein has translation MDPMVFQFIGETVQNATNAFVTPAATNLMYALQMIAITGVTLYIVLTGYAISTGAIESPFWTFVKQCVKIVIIAAFALTVDGYANGVMGALNGLETGLADAMNTSGGPPAANIYQVLDQSLGKGLEIVAQCFQKADEAGWNFGAVLGWAIAGVVVALGTVLVSMLGGAVVIVAKFSLAIVFALGPLFILALMFPATAKFFDSWFGQAMNYILTIVIMAIIMTFAMRAYDAFIAGADFSGSGDSNPMFAALQIGALTGVLVWIILQAGGIASGLAGGVSMAAMGIRHLAMPVTGGLRGAKGVGNMVNPMTTRRDMQSGMMVTARRANHLVAGNTMWNPAYRQHVMQNMGKNWGRASGGTVKQ, from the coding sequence ATGGACCCGATGGTTTTTCAGTTCATCGGCGAGACAGTGCAGAACGCTACCAATGCGTTCGTGACACCGGCCGCCACGAACTTGATGTACGCGCTGCAAATGATCGCCATCACTGGCGTGACGCTCTACATCGTGCTGACCGGCTACGCCATCAGCACGGGCGCGATTGAGTCGCCGTTTTGGACGTTCGTCAAGCAGTGCGTGAAGATCGTCATCATCGCGGCCTTTGCGCTCACGGTGGACGGATACGCCAACGGGGTGATGGGCGCGCTCAACGGCCTGGAAACGGGCTTGGCTGACGCGATGAACACGTCGGGCGGGCCGCCCGCCGCGAACATCTATCAGGTGCTCGACCAGTCCCTGGGCAAAGGGCTGGAAATCGTCGCGCAGTGCTTCCAGAAGGCCGACGAGGCCGGCTGGAACTTCGGCGCTGTGCTCGGCTGGGCCATTGCCGGCGTGGTCGTGGCGCTCGGCACCGTCCTGGTGTCGATGCTCGGCGGCGCGGTGGTCATCGTCGCCAAGTTCTCGCTGGCGATTGTGTTCGCCCTGGGGCCGCTGTTCATCCTGGCCTTGATGTTCCCGGCCACGGCGAAGTTCTTCGATTCCTGGTTTGGGCAGGCGATGAACTACATCCTGACCATCGTCATCATGGCAATCATCATGACGTTTGCCATGCGGGCATACGACGCCTTCATCGCGGGCGCGGACTTCTCCGGTAGCGGCGACTCGAACCCGATGTTCGCGGCGCTGCAAATCGGCGCGCTGACGGGCGTCCTGGTGTGGATCATCTTGCAGGCAGGCGGCATAGCCTCCGGCCTTGCCGGTGGCGTCTCGATGGCAGCGATGGGCATTCGCCATTTGGCGATGCCCGTCACGGGTGGTCTGCGTGGTGCGAAGGGCGTCGGCAACATGGTGAACCCGATGACGACGCGCCGCGATATGCAGTCCGGGATGATGGTCACGGCTCGCCGGGCCAACCATCTGGTGGCCGGCAACACGATGTGGAACCCGGCCTATCGCCAGCATGTGATGCAGAACATGGGCAAGAACTGGGGCCGCGCCTCGGGCGGCACGGTGAAGCAGTAA
- a CDS encoding type IV secretion system protein VirB3: MDDFDPRDPLFKGCTRPAMLFGVPLVPLAVVGGVVVLISVWTTILFAFTLIPIVITMRIIAKSDDQQFRLLGLKFVFRVINRNKNGRFWKASAYSPIAFTKRK, encoded by the coding sequence ATGGATGACTTCGATCCGCGCGATCCGCTGTTCAAGGGTTGCACCCGGCCGGCCATGCTGTTCGGCGTCCCGTTGGTGCCGCTCGCAGTGGTCGGCGGGGTGGTGGTTCTCATCAGCGTGTGGACGACGATCCTGTTCGCCTTCACGCTGATTCCCATCGTGATAACGATGCGGATCATCGCCAAATCGGACGATCAACAATTCAGGCTCTTGGGCCTGAAATTCGTGTTCCGGGTCATCAACCGCAACAAGAACGGGCGCTTCTGGAAGGCATCGGCCTACAGCCCGATTGCCTTCACGAAACGCAAGTGA
- a CDS encoding TrbC/VirB2 family protein, whose product MTTATTSNNRMAVMLGFLVMAALFAAEPALAQTGGLDKVNTFMDNVLAVLRGVSITTVTIAIMWAGYKFLFKHADIAEVGKILAGGLLIGGAAELARYLLS is encoded by the coding sequence ATGACGACTGCTACCACTTCCAACAACCGCATGGCCGTGATGCTCGGCTTCCTGGTGATGGCCGCGCTGTTCGCGGCCGAGCCGGCGCTCGCGCAGACTGGCGGGCTGGACAAGGTGAACACCTTCATGGACAACGTGCTGGCCGTGCTGCGCGGCGTGTCCATCACGACCGTGACCATCGCCATCATGTGGGCGGGCTACAAGTTCCTGTTCAAGCATGCCGACATCGCCGAGGTCGGCAAGATTCTGGCCGGTGGTCTGCTCATCGGCGGCGCGGCCGAGCTGGCCCGCTACCTCCTGTCCTAA
- a CDS encoding VirB4 family type IV secretion/conjugal transfer ATPase, with translation MSALPKPKYFDQVNNERAVAPFIPYSSHVSPNTIVTTQGDFLRVWRVAGISFETAEPDEILRRKEQLNTLLRSIATSNVALWTHNVRRRTSDRLKGVYDNDFCRELDRKYYDSFVGYRMMANELYLTVIYRPNPSRIGKAMAKSARRTVDEILKDQKAAIRKLDDIAYQVEASMRRYGTDEKTGIEELRTYEDENGIVCSQALEFLNFLVSGEWQKVRVPAGPLNAYLGTAWVFVGAETIEIRSPTKTRYAMGIDFKDYSAHTEPGILNGLLYEDYEYVITQSFSFMSKRDGKDFLERQQRQLMNAEDGSATQIAEMTQAIDELIQGQFVMGEYHYSLLVFGETVEKVRRNTTSAMTIIQDRGFLSALIATATDSAFYAQLPCNWSYRPRVAGLTSKNFAGLCSFHNFRAGKRDGNPWGQAVTLFKTPSGQPLYFNFHYSKGDEDAFDKKVLGNTRVIGQSGAGKTVLLNMLLCQSQKYKPRSPVGFTTVFFDKDRGAELLIRAIGGKYLAVRNGQPTGFNPFQMEANETNILFLEKLIRVLVSAGGERVTTADDARISHAVRTVMKMPKEIRRLSVVLQNITEGTDKEDRENSVAKRLARWCVDDGHGKRGPFWWVLDNATDLIDFTTHANYGFDGTHFLDNNDVRTPISMYLLHRMDSVIDGRRFVYFMDEAWKWVDAEAFADFAGDKQLTIRKQNGLGVFATQMPSSMLKSKIAASLVQQVATEIYLPNPKADFTEYTEGFKCTPSEFEIIKTMGEESRMFLVKQGHQSMIGRFDLSDVKDADGNTVISFGDELAILSGSSDNVELLDEILAEVGDDPEVWVPVFHQRRKARVASSKQQER, from the coding sequence ATGTCTGCCCTGCCAAAACCTAAATACTTCGACCAAGTGAACAATGAAAGGGCGGTTGCGCCCTTCATTCCTTACAGCAGCCATGTGTCGCCGAACACCATCGTCACGACGCAGGGCGATTTCCTGCGCGTGTGGCGCGTGGCCGGCATCAGCTTCGAGACGGCAGAGCCGGACGAGATTCTGCGGCGCAAGGAACAGCTCAACACGCTGCTGCGCTCCATCGCTACCAGCAACGTGGCGCTGTGGACGCACAACGTCCGCCGCCGCACGTCGGACAGGCTCAAGGGCGTGTACGACAACGACTTTTGCCGCGAGCTGGATCGCAAGTATTACGACAGCTTCGTGGGCTATCGCATGATGGCGAACGAGCTGTATCTGACGGTCATCTACCGGCCGAATCCCTCGCGGATCGGCAAGGCGATGGCGAAGTCGGCGCGGCGCACCGTCGATGAAATCCTCAAGGATCAGAAGGCGGCCATCCGCAAGCTGGACGACATCGCCTATCAGGTCGAGGCCAGCATGCGCCGCTACGGCACCGACGAGAAAACCGGCATCGAGGAACTGCGCACCTATGAGGACGAGAACGGCATCGTGTGCTCGCAGGCGCTGGAGTTCTTGAACTTCCTGGTGTCCGGCGAGTGGCAGAAGGTGCGCGTGCCGGCCGGGCCGCTGAACGCTTACCTGGGCACGGCCTGGGTGTTCGTGGGCGCGGAGACTATCGAAATCCGCTCGCCGACGAAGACGCGCTACGCGATGGGCATCGACTTCAAGGACTACTCGGCGCACACCGAGCCGGGCATCTTGAACGGTCTGCTGTACGAGGATTACGAGTACGTCATCACGCAGTCGTTCAGCTTCATGAGCAAGCGCGACGGCAAGGACTTTCTGGAGCGGCAGCAACGCCAGTTGATGAACGCCGAGGACGGCAGCGCGACGCAAATCGCGGAAATGACGCAGGCCATTGACGAGCTGATTCAAGGTCAGTTCGTCATGGGCGAGTACCACTACTCGCTGCTGGTCTTCGGCGAGACGGTCGAGAAGGTGCGCCGCAACACCACGTCGGCCATGACGATCATTCAGGACAGGGGTTTTCTGTCCGCCTTGATCGCCACGGCGACCGACTCGGCTTTCTACGCGCAATTGCCTTGCAATTGGTCGTACCGGCCGCGCGTGGCCGGCCTGACCAGCAAGAACTTTGCGGGCCTGTGCAGCTTCCACAACTTCCGCGCGGGCAAGCGCGACGGCAACCCGTGGGGGCAGGCCGTGACGCTGTTCAAGACGCCTTCGGGCCAGCCGCTGTATTTCAACTTCCACTACTCGAAGGGCGACGAAGACGCCTTCGACAAGAAGGTGCTCGGCAATACCCGCGTCATCGGCCAGTCCGGTGCGGGTAAGACGGTGCTGCTGAACATGCTTCTGTGCCAGTCGCAGAAATACAAGCCGCGCTCGCCTGTCGGCTTCACGACGGTGTTCTTCGACAAGGATCGCGGCGCGGAGCTGCTGATTCGCGCCATCGGCGGCAAGTATCTGGCCGTCAGGAACGGCCAGCCGACCGGCTTCAATCCGTTCCAGATGGAAGCCAACGAGACGAACATCCTGTTCCTGGAGAAGCTGATTCGCGTCCTGGTGTCGGCCGGTGGCGAGCGCGTCACCACGGCGGACGATGCGCGCATCAGTCATGCGGTGCGAACCGTCATGAAGATGCCGAAGGAGATTCGCCGGCTGTCGGTGGTGTTGCAGAACATCACCGAGGGCACCGACAAGGAAGACCGCGAAAACAGCGTGGCGAAGCGCCTCGCGCGGTGGTGCGTCGATGACGGCCACGGCAAGCGTGGCCCGTTCTGGTGGGTGCTGGACAACGCGACCGACCTCATCGACTTCACCACGCACGCGAACTATGGCTTCGACGGCACGCACTTCCTGGACAACAACGACGTGCGGACGCCGATTTCCATGTACCTGCTGCATCGCATGGATTCGGTCATCGACGGCCGCCGCTTCGTCTATTTCATGGACGAGGCTTGGAAGTGGGTCGATGCCGAGGCGTTCGCGGACTTCGCGGGCGACAAGCAATTGACCATTCGCAAGCAAAACGGCCTCGGCGTGTTCGCTACGCAAATGCCTAGCAGCATGTTGAAGTCGAAGATTGCCGCGTCCCTGGTGCAACAGGTGGCGACGGAAATCTACCTGCCTAACCCGAAGGCGGACTTCACCGAATACACCGAGGGCTTCAAATGCACGCCCTCGGAGTTTGAAATCATCAAGACGATGGGTGAAGAAAGCCGCATGTTCCTGGTGAAGCAAGGCCATCAGTCGATGATCGGCCGCTTCGATCTGAGCGACGTTAAGGACGCTGACGGGAACACGGTAATTAGCTTCGGCGATGAACTCGCCATTTTGTCGGGCAGCTCCGATAACGTCGAACTGCTCGATGAAATTCTCGCCGAAGTCGGCGATGACCCGGAAGTGTGGGTTCCCGTGTTCCACCAGCGCCGCAAGGCACGGGTGGCGTCCTCTAAGCAGCAAGAAAGGTGA
- a CDS encoding conjugal transfer protein TraI, whose product MKRVSVVLLFAAALAGCATNARPPVVPSLEGKPRVQINKQVPPAAAPVNQREGE is encoded by the coding sequence ATGAAACGGGTATCTGTCGTTCTTCTGTTCGCCGCCGCCCTCGCGGGCTGCGCCACGAACGCGCGTCCTCCGGTCGTGCCTTCGCTCGAAGGCAAGCCGCGAGTCCAGATCAACAAGCAGGTGCCGCCCGCAGCGGCTCCAGTCAATCAACGAGAAGGGGAGTAA
- a CDS encoding theronine dehydrogenase, whose amino-acid sequence MRAASTTTRKPAGLWRYSLRWSLPHKPCPGPLELAAVEVPAGDQCPPVVADLWKPGTGYAVCVDFPQPAEIRRWSDERKAQARRRNLARRVEKAAPLFADELIARELEARPDYFAGKNPHRGLATDTPPGLDASVTNERATQ is encoded by the coding sequence ATGCGGGCCGCGTCCACCACGACCAGGAAGCCGGCCGGCTTGTGGCGCTACTCGCTGCGCTGGAGCCTGCCGCACAAGCCCTGCCCTGGCCCGCTGGAACTGGCGGCGGTCGAGGTTCCGGCCGGCGACCAGTGCCCGCCCGTGGTGGCCGATCTTTGGAAGCCCGGCACCGGCTATGCCGTGTGCGTTGACTTCCCGCAGCCGGCCGAAATCCGCCGCTGGAGCGACGAGCGCAAGGCGCAGGCACGCCGCCGCAATCTCGCGCGCCGCGTCGAGAAGGCCGCGCCCTTGTTCGCCGACGAGCTGATCGCCCGCGAGCTGGAGGCGCGGCCCGACTACTTCGCGGGCAAGAACCCGCATCGAGGCTTGGCGACAGACACGCCGCCAGGCCTCGATGCTTCCGTCACCAACGAAAGGGCAACGCAATGA